In Aquimarina spinulae, a single window of DNA contains:
- a CDS encoding ATP-binding protein — MAQISWFKSEAARYTFYGISFGFAFPILATSIDMARLDLEFSWQSIAYVQRNFPIHYIIDTAPLFLGLFAMFGGRNLDKLKEKNQQILKASKFKQEFLANMSHEIRTPMVGVIGMIDLLFNTTELNDLQKEYVSTIHQSSHNLLEILNQILDLSKMEEGKFNLSPTPINLKKLIHQNVDLFLATATAKEINLIPKYSEELPENIMADGNRLNQVISNLIGNAIKFTNSGEIHIQVSVVAQKNDYLTIKVEVIDSGIGIGKKDQGALFSRFSQFNEASILSGQGSGLGLSICKKLVDLMQGKLGVKSELGKGSNFWFTFKTNIIDTSISIKENKVPTRVKKYKYGLHVLLVEDSETNILVSKQILKYLGCTADIAKNGRQAVDMFKEDTYDLILMDINLPELNGVETCNLIRKNHKKVPPVIALTSNALPGDAERFIAKGLDDYITKPFTTEILNIKLKNWFGDHYGYH; from the coding sequence ATGGCACAAATATCATGGTTCAAATCTGAAGCGGCTAGATATACTTTTTATGGGATATCTTTTGGGTTTGCATTTCCTATTCTCGCCACAAGTATTGATATGGCTAGGCTTGATCTCGAATTCTCATGGCAATCTATCGCTTATGTACAAAGAAATTTTCCTATTCATTACATCATAGATACTGCTCCTCTATTTCTAGGCCTATTTGCTATGTTTGGAGGTAGAAACCTAGATAAATTAAAAGAAAAAAATCAACAAATCTTAAAAGCCTCAAAATTTAAACAAGAGTTCCTGGCCAATATGAGTCATGAAATCAGAACTCCCATGGTTGGAGTTATAGGTATGATTGATTTGCTTTTTAATACTACAGAACTTAATGATCTTCAGAAAGAATATGTTAGTACAATTCATCAATCCTCTCATAATTTATTAGAAATCTTAAATCAAATTTTGGATCTATCAAAAATGGAAGAAGGAAAATTTAATTTATCCCCTACTCCCATTAATCTTAAAAAGCTAATCCATCAAAATGTAGATCTCTTTTTGGCCACCGCAACGGCTAAAGAAATTAATTTAATTCCAAAATATTCTGAAGAATTACCCGAAAATATAATGGCAGATGGTAATCGCTTAAATCAAGTTATTTCTAACCTTATTGGTAATGCCATAAAATTTACTAATAGCGGAGAGATCCATATACAAGTTTCTGTAGTAGCTCAAAAAAATGATTATTTAACTATTAAAGTAGAAGTGATCGACTCTGGTATTGGTATTGGTAAAAAAGATCAGGGAGCGCTTTTTAGTCGTTTCAGTCAATTTAATGAAGCATCAATTCTCTCGGGACAAGGAAGTGGACTAGGGCTTTCTATATGCAAAAAACTAGTGGATCTAATGCAAGGCAAACTTGGTGTAAAAAGTGAACTCGGAAAAGGCAGTAATTTTTGGTTTACTTTTAAAACAAATATCATCGATACATCAATTTCTATAAAAGAAAATAAAGTACCTACCCGTGTAAAGAAATATAAATATGGTTTACATGTACTGCTAGTAGAAGATTCTGAAACCAATATACTGGTATCTAAACAAATTCTAAAATATCTTGGTTGTACTGCAGATATAGCAAAAAATGGAAGACAGGCAGTCGACATGTTTAAAGAAGATACTTATGACCTTATTTTAATGGATATCAATCTACCCGAACTTAATGGTGTTGAAACTTGTAATCTAATTCGTAAAAACCACAAAAAAGTTCCCCCGGTAATTGCATTAACCTCTAATGCATTACCCGGTGATGCAGAGCGCTTTATCGCCAAAGGCCTGGATGATTATATCACTAAGCCCTTTACTACAGAAATTTTGAATATTAAACTCAAAAACTGGTTCGGAGATCATTACGGGTATCATTAA
- a CDS encoding carboxypeptidase-like regulatory domain-containing protein, whose translation MNKKSIFFHNRYTTFLLFILLTISYSAHIQAFTYFQDSSQDNTNYNEYKGYILDSENKRPLISASIEVNETNISTVTNDEGKFSLKVPKDMANRKITVSYLGYRDKVIMLSKFNGKELKIKLNISITELSEVNIDPKDPNALIREVIKRKGSNYLNEKSIMTAFYRETIKKRRSYVSLSEAVVDVYKNPYESTKTDIIKLFKARKSANYKKLDTLTLKLQGGPTSTLYIDVMKNPEILFTKSMTDFYVFSFDKSTKIHDQYIYVLNFKQRPYIKEPLYYGKLYIDAETLAMTKAVFSLNMENKEEVSKMFVRKKPKKAKVYPTQASYTIDYRQKDGKWYYGYGRIDLVVKINWKKKLFNSVYKLNVEMAVTDWKKNINNETVKVRDQLKSSVVISDEASGFSDPVFWGEYNVIEPEKSIESAIKKIKRQLRKLN comes from the coding sequence ATGAACAAAAAAAGTATTTTTTTTCACAATAGATATACCACCTTTCTATTGTTTATTTTGCTAACTATCTCATATTCTGCTCACATACAAGCATTCACTTATTTTCAGGATAGTAGTCAAGATAATACCAATTATAATGAGTACAAAGGATATATACTCGATAGTGAAAACAAAAGGCCTCTAATATCTGCATCTATTGAAGTAAATGAAACTAATATTTCTACAGTTACAAATGATGAAGGAAAATTTTCGTTAAAAGTTCCTAAGGATATGGCTAATAGAAAAATAACAGTCTCTTATCTTGGATATAGAGATAAAGTAATTATGTTATCCAAATTTAATGGTAAAGAGTTAAAAATAAAACTCAATATCTCTATTACCGAATTATCCGAAGTTAATATTGACCCAAAGGATCCAAATGCACTTATACGTGAAGTAATAAAGAGAAAAGGGAGTAATTATCTTAATGAAAAAAGTATCATGACTGCTTTTTATAGAGAAACTATCAAAAAACGCAGAAGCTATGTATCGCTTTCAGAAGCTGTGGTAGATGTCTATAAAAACCCTTATGAATCGACAAAAACAGATATCATTAAACTTTTTAAAGCTAGAAAAAGTGCCAACTATAAAAAATTAGACACATTAACATTAAAATTACAAGGAGGGCCTACCAGTACACTTTATATTGATGTGATGAAAAACCCTGAGATTCTTTTTACTAAAAGTATGACTGATTTTTATGTTTTTAGTTTTGATAAGTCTACAAAAATCCATGATCAATATATTTATGTATTAAATTTTAAACAACGTCCATACATAAAAGAACCATTATATTATGGGAAATTGTATATAGATGCAGAAACATTAGCAATGACCAAAGCTGTCTTTAGTCTTAATATGGAAAATAAAGAAGAGGTTAGTAAAATGTTTGTTAGAAAAAAACCGAAAAAAGCAAAAGTATACCCTACCCAGGCATCTTATACAATTGATTATCGTCAAAAAGATGGAAAATGGTATTATGGTTATGGAAGAATTGATCTTGTCGTAAAAATTAACTGGAAGAAGAAATTATTTAATTCAGTTTATAAATTAAATGTAGAAATGGCGGTAACAGATTGGAAAAAAAATATCAATAATGAAACCGTTAAAGTAAGAGATCAATTAAAATCTTCTGTAGTAATTAGCGATGAAGCGTCGGGGTTCTCTGACCCAGTATTCTGGGGTGAATATAATGTTATAGAACCCGAAAAATCTATAGAATCAGCAATCAAAAAAATAAAAAGACAACTGCGAAAATTAAACTAA
- a CDS encoding S41 family peptidase, producing the protein MKKIQSFVLFYILTCVVYTQKRMDSLAVREDFRIFENILKKGHPSLYEYIDQDSLEYIFEVTKESLTTTDSDIKLYQNMLDVTDRIKDGHLSFFAPNTIKTDQYYFPLILKLINTEFYTDTDDFDIPIGSKINRINGRKTYKILQHLKKYVPSDGYNLTRKYREIELKFGLYFAYEYGIEKKFSIDYTEPDGAEKNKILPAESFVNVRLRNTKRNSYFASYHNQENSFDYFDTFINNKSPFVYYKEDLNTAVVVVNSFRGDLRIFKSNLTKIFKEINKKKISNLIVDVRQNDGGFRSNAVHLFSFITNSVFKQITSEYVASLTVPERKHVTKTYLSEKHFLKDKFYNHPIYDGWKLIFDDMEALMVPDKDRFRGNVYVLAGGATFSAGSAFALNVKNDPNIILVGEETGGGYHFSNGEFPVYYEFPNSKIIMVMYMEKINHYVIDKRVLKGSGVLPDRQTIFSIDDLISGRDPDLDYVLKLIRG; encoded by the coding sequence ATGAAAAAAATACAGAGTTTTGTACTTTTTTACATACTCACTTGCGTAGTTTATACACAAAAACGTATGGATTCTCTTGCTGTTAGAGAAGATTTTAGGATTTTTGAAAATATCCTTAAAAAAGGACACCCCAGTTTATATGAATATATTGATCAAGATTCTTTGGAATATATTTTTGAAGTCACAAAAGAATCCCTAACTACAACAGATTCTGATATAAAATTATATCAAAACATGCTGGATGTTACAGATAGAATAAAAGATGGACATCTTTCATTTTTTGCTCCCAATACCATAAAAACAGATCAATATTATTTCCCTTTGATTCTTAAACTAATAAATACAGAGTTTTATACCGATACCGATGATTTTGATATCCCGATAGGCTCAAAAATTAATCGAATCAATGGAAGAAAAACTTATAAAATTTTACAACACCTAAAGAAATACGTACCAAGTGACGGCTATAATCTCACTCGAAAATATAGAGAAATAGAATTGAAATTCGGGTTATACTTTGCATATGAATATGGTATTGAGAAAAAATTTAGCATCGACTATACAGAACCAGATGGTGCAGAAAAAAATAAAATATTACCAGCAGAATCTTTTGTAAACGTAAGACTTAGAAACACCAAGCGTAATTCTTATTTTGCTTCATATCATAACCAAGAAAACAGTTTTGACTACTTTGATACATTTATCAATAACAAAAGCCCTTTTGTGTATTACAAAGAAGACTTAAATACGGCCGTCGTAGTGGTCAATTCATTTAGAGGAGATCTCAGAATTTTTAAATCTAATCTAACAAAAATCTTTAAAGAAATTAATAAAAAGAAAATTAGTAATCTTATCGTTGATGTTCGACAAAATGATGGAGGTTTTAGATCTAATGCAGTACATTTATTCTCATTCATCACCAACAGTGTATTTAAACAGATAACTAGTGAATATGTGGCTTCACTTACTGTTCCCGAACGAAAACATGTCACCAAGACCTATCTTAGTGAAAAGCATTTTTTAAAAGATAAGTTTTATAACCATCCTATATATGATGGATGGAAACTAATTTTTGATGATATGGAAGCTCTTATGGTTCCTGATAAAGATAGATTTCGAGGAAACGTATATGTGCTCGCGGGGGGAGCAACTTTTTCTGCCGGATCTGCCTTTGCATTAAATGTTAAAAATGACCCTAACATTATTTTGGTAGGAGAAGAAACCGGTGGTGGATATCACTTTTCTAATGGAGAGTTTCCTGTATATTACGAATTTCCTAATTCCAAAATAATTATGGTAATGTATATGGAAAAAATCAACCATTATGTAATAGACAAAAGAGTTCTTAAAGGGTCTGGTGTACTCCCAGACAGGCAAACTATATTTTCTATTGATGATCTAATCTCTGGCAGAGATCCTGACCTGGATTATGTGCTAAAATTGATTCGGGGGTAA
- a CDS encoding DUF4202 domain-containing protein, which yields MSVDKLAKAYISIDKANAKDPNKEKVNDVFVPKELIYGQRMTDTIEKFEPNAPEALKLAARSQHICRWEIPRKNYAMDRIGYLKWREELKKFHALKASEILDEVGYDIETINRVSFLIQKKKLKKDQDTQTLEDVICLVFLNFYYEDFLTKHTDQKVIDILQKTWRKMSEKGHESALQLSYSEKALDLIKQALSKDS from the coding sequence ATGTCAGTAGACAAACTAGCAAAAGCCTACATTAGTATTGATAAAGCAAATGCAAAAGACCCAAATAAGGAAAAAGTAAATGATGTATTTGTTCCCAAAGAATTAATCTATGGGCAACGAATGACTGATACTATTGAAAAGTTTGAACCAAATGCTCCCGAAGCTCTTAAACTTGCTGCACGATCGCAGCATATTTGCAGGTGGGAAATCCCTCGCAAAAATTATGCAATGGATCGTATTGGTTATTTAAAATGGAGAGAAGAACTAAAAAAATTTCATGCATTAAAAGCCTCAGAGATTCTCGATGAGGTTGGTTATGATATAGAAACGATTAACCGGGTATCTTTTTTGATTCAAAAGAAAAAATTAAAAAAAGATCAGGATACACAAACTTTAGAAGACGTGATCTGTCTCGTTTTTCTTAATTTTTACTATGAAGATTTTCTGACTAAACATACCGATCAAAAAGTAATAGATATCCTTCAAAAAACCTGGCGTAAAATGTCTGAAAAAGGTCACGAATCTGCACTACAACTTTCCTATTCAGAAAAAGCTTTAGACTTAATTAAACAAGCATTGAGTAAAGATTCCTGA
- a CDS encoding N-acetylglucosamine kinase produces the protein MILLADGGSTKCDWILLDDVGEIVFKTRTEGLNPAVFEKSLLEERVRKNDKLSSYQDKIDTVHFYGAGCGTKKPAVMLKKVFEDFFVGAEVIVKEDMVAAVYAATTEPGIICILGTGSNSCYFDGEDIHMSVDSLGYILMDEASGNHFGKKLIRDYYYKRMPPEIASEFEKRFDLSSDSIKENLYKRENPNTYLASFAEFIFTSERNGYFYKIITEGIQEFIETRVLCFPESQHVPIHFIGSIAHFSEDIIRAAVWPYHLKVGNIVRRPIDGIIDYYRNEVIKKKAKL, from the coding sequence ATGATTTTATTAGCTGATGGCGGTTCTACTAAATGCGATTGGATTCTTCTGGATGATGTAGGAGAAATCGTTTTTAAAACCCGTACAGAAGGGTTAAACCCTGCTGTATTCGAAAAATCTCTCTTAGAAGAAAGAGTTAGAAAAAACGACAAACTTTCTTCCTATCAAGATAAAATTGATACTGTTCATTTTTATGGAGCAGGATGCGGTACAAAAAAACCAGCAGTAATGTTGAAAAAAGTCTTTGAGGACTTTTTTGTTGGTGCAGAAGTTATCGTTAAAGAAGATATGGTTGCAGCAGTGTATGCCGCTACAACAGAACCAGGGATTATATGTATTTTAGGGACAGGATCTAATAGTTGTTACTTTGATGGCGAAGATATTCATATGTCGGTAGATTCTCTGGGGTATATTCTTATGGATGAGGCTAGTGGAAATCACTTTGGAAAAAAACTAATACGCGATTATTACTATAAAAGAATGCCTCCCGAAATAGCATCAGAATTTGAAAAACGTTTTGACCTTTCTTCAGATTCAATTAAAGAAAACTTATACAAAAGAGAAAATCCTAATACATATTTGGCTTCTTTTGCAGAATTTATTTTTACCAGTGAGCGCAACGGCTATTTTTATAAAATTATTACCGAAGGTATTCAGGAGTTTATAGAGACCAGGGTCCTGTGTTTTCCAGAATCACAACATGTACCTATACACTTTATTGGTTCGATAGCTCATTTTAGTGAAGATATTATAAGAGCAGCAGTATGGCCATATCACCTAAAAGTTGGTAATATCGTAAGAAGACCCATTGATGGAATTATTGATTACTATCGCAACGAAGTCATTAAAAAAAAAGCTAAACTTTAA
- the gap gene encoding type I glyceraldehyde-3-phosphate dehydrogenase, with protein MSTLKIGINGFGRIGRIAFRIASKRDNVEIVAINDLLDVEHLAYLLEYDSVHGKFDETIEVKNGNLVVNGKEIRVTAERNPEDLKWGAVGVDVVMDCTGIFTTLGTADAHLKAGAKKVVISAPSKDAPMFVMGVNHNDVKASDTIVSNASCTTNCLAPLAKVIDDNFGIEEGLMTTVHASTATQSTVDSPSRKNYRLGRSALNNIIPSTTGAAVAVTKVIPALKGKLTGMAFRVPTVDVSVVDLTVKTKKSVSYEELKAVVKKASENELKGILGYTEEAVVSQDFVGESQTSVFDANAGIALNENFFKLISWYDNEFGYSTKLVDLSMHVGNL; from the coding sequence ATGAGTACGTTAAAAATTGGAATTAACGGTTTCGGTAGAATTGGAAGAATTGCTTTTAGAATTGCTTCTAAACGTGATAATGTAGAGATAGTAGCGATTAATGACTTATTAGATGTAGAGCATTTAGCTTATTTATTAGAATATGATTCGGTACACGGGAAATTTGATGAGACTATCGAAGTCAAAAATGGTAACCTTGTTGTCAATGGAAAAGAAATTCGAGTAACCGCCGAACGTAATCCAGAAGATCTAAAATGGGGTGCTGTAGGAGTAGATGTAGTTATGGATTGTACAGGAATCTTCACAACATTAGGGACGGCAGATGCTCATCTTAAAGCAGGAGCTAAGAAAGTAGTGATTTCTGCTCCTTCAAAAGATGCTCCAATGTTTGTAATGGGAGTAAATCATAACGATGTAAAAGCTTCTGATACCATTGTTTCTAATGCTTCATGTACTACAAATTGTTTAGCTCCGTTAGCAAAAGTTATAGATGATAATTTTGGTATAGAAGAAGGGTTGATGACCACAGTACACGCTTCTACAGCTACACAATCTACGGTAGATTCTCCGTCGAGAAAAAACTATAGATTAGGACGTAGCGCATTAAATAACATTATTCCTTCTACTACAGGAGCCGCAGTAGCAGTTACCAAAGTGATTCCTGCTTTAAAAGGAAAATTAACAGGTATGGCATTTAGAGTACCTACGGTAGATGTTTCTGTAGTAGACCTTACTGTAAAAACTAAAAAGTCGGTTTCTTATGAAGAACTTAAGGCTGTTGTAAAGAAAGCTTCAGAAAATGAATTAAAAGGTATTCTCGGATATACAGAAGAAGCTGTAGTATCTCAGGATTTTGTGGGAGAATCACAAACTTCTGTGTTTGATGCTAATGCAGGAATAGCACTGAATGAGAATTTCTTTAAGCTGATATCCTGGTATGATAATGAATTTGGATATTCTACTAAGTTGGTTGATTTATCAATGCATGTAGGTAATTTATAA
- the pfkA gene encoding 6-phosphofructokinase, whose protein sequence is MTKKVKNIAVLTSGGDAPGMNAAIRAVVRACSYYDVKCFGIYKGYEGLINNEVEVLNARSVRNVINKGGTFLKSARSKEFRTIEGRQKAYENLVKNSIDALVVIGGDGSFTGALKLSEEFNFPVVGIPGTIDNDINGTDYTIGYDTALNTVVEAIDKIRDTASSHNRLFLIEVMGRDAGDIALNAGIGAGAEEILIPEEDMGVERLIESLRKSKKTGKTSSIIVVAEGDKSGKNIFELGEYVEENLNDYEVRVSVLGHIQRGGPPSCYDRVLASKLGVGAVEALLDGKSEVMIGIVHKVVTIVPLKTALDKRPHKHDGLIKVADITSV, encoded by the coding sequence ATGACAAAAAAAGTTAAAAATATAGCCGTACTAACTTCGGGAGGAGATGCTCCCGGAATGAATGCAGCAATTCGTGCTGTAGTTCGGGCGTGTAGCTATTACGATGTAAAATGTTTTGGTATTTATAAAGGATATGAAGGTCTTATTAATAATGAAGTCGAAGTATTAAATGCACGATCTGTTCGTAATGTTATAAATAAAGGAGGAACTTTTCTTAAATCTGCCCGTTCAAAAGAATTTAGAACTATAGAAGGCAGGCAGAAAGCATATGAAAATCTGGTTAAAAATAGTATCGATGCACTTGTTGTAATTGGTGGTGACGGAAGTTTTACAGGAGCTTTAAAATTATCAGAAGAATTTAATTTTCCGGTAGTAGGTATCCCGGGCACTATCGATAATGATATTAACGGTACAGATTATACTATAGGATACGATACCGCCTTAAATACGGTAGTAGAGGCAATTGATAAGATTAGAGATACTGCAAGTTCTCATAATAGATTGTTTTTAATCGAAGTAATGGGGCGTGATGCAGGAGATATCGCTTTAAATGCCGGAATTGGAGCAGGAGCAGAGGAAATTTTAATTCCCGAAGAAGATATGGGAGTAGAGCGACTTATAGAATCGCTAAGAAAAAGTAAGAAAACTGGGAAAACCTCTAGTATTATTGTAGTAGCAGAAGGGGATAAATCGGGCAAGAATATTTTTGAGCTAGGAGAATATGTCGAAGAAAATCTTAATGATTACGAAGTAAGAGTATCTGTATTAGGGCATATCCAGAGGGGTGGACCACCAAGTTGTTATGATCGTGTATTAGCCAGTAAACTAGGAGTAGGAGCAGTCGAAGCATTATTAGATGGTAAAAGTGAAGTAATGATTGGGATTGTTCATAAGGTGGTTACTATTGTACCTCTTAAAACTGCATTAGATAAAAGACCTCATAAACATGATGGATTGATAAAAGTAGCAGACATCACTTCTGTATAA
- a CDS encoding T9SS type A sorting domain-containing protein: protein MKSLKTIFLTILAIFCLVVVQGQIKMGQGVTSPNDWVNYNTTGIYVDVNTTACAFKTTPHYLVTLESIGNKGFHWYISGTSSIYNATPTGFRIYLRWADAPSDLPTVGSLNFPNPLRASTAKNREWVIRWTGIEMKDCGKSATGSSTGEIFSGANGPEENKMSLESGTPNINSLKVFPNPGKERVVIQYSGFIKKSEIYDLNSRLLGVSTTNSINIKKLPKGNYIIKVYIEDDKIITKQFVK from the coding sequence ATGAAATCTCTTAAAACTATTTTTTTAACAATTTTAGCTATTTTTTGCCTTGTGGTAGTGCAAGGGCAAATAAAAATGGGACAAGGTGTTACCTCCCCAAATGATTGGGTTAATTATAACACAACAGGAATCTATGTTGATGTAAATACCACAGCATGTGCTTTTAAAACAACTCCACATTATTTAGTAACTCTGGAGTCTATAGGCAACAAAGGATTTCATTGGTATATCTCTGGGACCTCGTCTATTTATAATGCTACGCCTACAGGATTTAGAATATATCTAAGATGGGCAGATGCACCTTCTGATTTGCCAACGGTTGGATCACTTAATTTTCCAAACCCGTTAAGAGCAAGTACAGCAAAGAATAGAGAATGGGTAATTAGATGGACCGGAATAGAAATGAAGGATTGTGGTAAATCTGCAACAGGAAGTTCTACAGGAGAAATATTTTCTGGAGCTAATGGCCCCGAAGAAAATAAAATGTCTTTAGAATCGGGTACACCCAATATAAATAGCCTGAAGGTGTTCCCTAATCCTGGGAAGGAAAGAGTAGTTATCCAATATTCTGGTTTCATCAAGAAGAGTGAAATTTATGATCTAAACTCTAGACTATTAGGTGTTTCTACTACTAACTCTATTAACATTAAAAAATTACCAAAAGGAAACTATATCATAAAGGTATATATAGAGGATGATAAGATAATTACTAAGCAATTTGTAAAATAA
- a CDS encoding alpha-amylase family glycosyl hydrolase, with protein sequence MKKIILSLTVIGILFSCGKTTKEETTAKTETQEVIKEALSPVNDAMMENAVIYEANIRQYSEEGTFSAFTKDIPVLKKLGVKVVWVMPIYPISTTKSKGSLGSYYAVSDYTKVNPEFGTIEDFRALVKTAHDNGIYVILDWVANHTGWDHIWLKEHPEYYTKDKNGAITHTEGTDWTDVADLNYDNQEMREQMKNDMLYWLKEEGVDGFRCDVAGMVPVDFWDKTIAEFKKIKPVFMLAEGWEPELLENAFDMGYGWDTHHKMNDIAQGKANVAEWDKRMVQIDTMYAKDDILMNFTSNHDENSWNGTVQERMGDAKEMLAALTYLAPGMPLIYSGQEYDMDKRLLFFEKDTIIKKQGNFFPLYEKLGALKNTNPALHGGKNAASYTRIKTSEDTGVLAFLREKDGHKVIFIANMTKQPIKFTLAYEGKFTDYLSGEIIEASSGAAYEFTAWQYQILIEE encoded by the coding sequence ATGAAAAAGATAATCTTAAGTCTTACAGTAATCGGAATTCTATTTTCCTGCGGAAAGACAACAAAAGAAGAAACTACTGCCAAGACTGAAACTCAGGAGGTCATAAAAGAAGCACTTTCACCGGTTAACGACGCTATGATGGAAAATGCAGTTATATATGAAGCAAATATTCGTCAATATTCTGAAGAAGGTACTTTTAGTGCATTTACCAAAGATATTCCTGTTCTTAAAAAACTGGGCGTTAAAGTAGTATGGGTAATGCCGATATATCCTATCTCTACAACCAAAAGTAAAGGATCATTAGGAAGTTATTATGCCGTATCTGATTATACAAAGGTGAATCCAGAATTTGGTACTATCGAAGATTTTAGAGCATTAGTAAAAACTGCGCATGATAATGGGATTTATGTGATTTTGGATTGGGTAGCTAATCACACCGGCTGGGATCATATTTGGTTAAAAGAACATCCCGAATATTACACCAAAGATAAAAATGGTGCTATCACGCATACCGAAGGTACAGATTGGACCGATGTAGCAGATCTTAATTATGACAATCAAGAAATGCGTGAGCAGATGAAAAATGATATGCTGTATTGGTTAAAAGAAGAAGGTGTAGATGGTTTTAGATGTGATGTGGCGGGAATGGTTCCTGTAGATTTTTGGGATAAAACCATAGCAGAGTTTAAAAAGATTAAACCCGTATTTATGTTAGCCGAAGGTTGGGAGCCCGAGTTATTAGAAAATGCATTTGATATGGGATATGGGTGGGATACTCATCATAAAATGAATGATATTGCTCAGGGAAAAGCTAATGTTGCTGAATGGGATAAAAGAATGGTCCAGATAGATACCATGTATGCAAAAGATGATATTTTAATGAACTTTACATCAAATCATGATGAAAATTCCTGGAACGGTACTGTACAAGAAAGAATGGGAGATGCAAAAGAGATGTTAGCAGCACTTACATACCTTGCACCTGGTATGCCTTTGATTTATTCTGGACAGGAATATGATATGGATAAACGTCTTTTGTTTTTTGAAAAAGATACGATTATAAAAAAACAAGGCAATTTTTTCCCGTTATATGAAAAATTAGGAGCATTAAAAAATACAAACCCAGCATTGCATGGTGGTAAAAATGCCGCTTCATATACTCGTATTAAAACTTCTGAAGATACTGGTGTATTAGCATTTTTAAGAGAAAAAGACGGTCATAAAGTGATCTTTATTGCAAATATGACAAAGCAGCCCATAAAGTTTACTTTGGCATATGAAGGAAAGTTTACAGATTACCTTTCCGGAGAAATCATAGAAGCATCATCTGGTGCAGCATATGAGTTTACCGCATGGCAATATCAGATTTTGATTGAAGAATGA